In Streptomyces seoulensis, the following are encoded in one genomic region:
- a CDS encoding acyl-CoA dehydrogenase: MSDRETQPVERQLPTDEARDLLALVRDIAQREIAPKAAEEEDAGRFPREVFTLLSEAGLLGLPYDPEHGGGEQPYEVYLQVLEELAAARLTVGLGVSVHTLASYALATHGTKQQQVEHLPAMLGGGLLGAYCLSEPSSGSDAASLRTRAVRDGDDWVLDGTKAWITHGGIADFYTVMARTGADGPRGITAFLVPGDAEGLSAAVPEKKMGLKGSPTAQIHLDGVRVPDERRIGEEGQGFGIALSALDSGRLGIAACAIGVAQAALDQAVAYATERRQFGHPIADFQGLRFLLADMATQIEAGRALYLAAARLKDAGRPFAKQAAMAKLHCTDTAMRVTVDAVQVLGGYGYTADFPAERYMREAKVLQIVEGTNQIQRMVIARHLAGPESR; this comes from the coding sequence ATGTCCGACCGCGAAACGCAGCCGGTGGAGCGTCAACTGCCCACGGACGAGGCGAGGGATCTGCTCGCCCTGGTCCGGGACATCGCACAGCGCGAGATCGCGCCGAAGGCGGCCGAGGAGGAGGACGCCGGACGCTTCCCCCGCGAGGTCTTCACCCTCCTGTCGGAAGCGGGCCTGCTGGGCCTGCCGTACGACCCCGAGCACGGCGGCGGCGAGCAGCCCTACGAGGTCTACCTCCAGGTGCTGGAGGAACTGGCCGCGGCCCGGCTCACCGTCGGCCTCGGCGTCAGCGTCCACACTCTCGCCTCGTACGCGCTCGCCACCCACGGCACCAAGCAGCAGCAGGTCGAGCATCTGCCCGCCATGCTCGGCGGCGGTCTGCTCGGCGCCTACTGCCTCTCCGAGCCCTCCTCGGGCTCCGACGCGGCCTCCCTGCGCACCCGGGCCGTCCGGGACGGCGACGACTGGGTGCTCGACGGCACCAAGGCGTGGATCACCCACGGCGGCATCGCCGATTTCTACACCGTGATGGCCCGCACCGGCGCCGACGGCCCGCGCGGCATCACCGCGTTCCTGGTGCCCGGCGACGCGGAGGGCCTGAGCGCGGCCGTGCCGGAGAAGAAGATGGGCCTCAAGGGCAGCCCCACCGCCCAGATTCACCTGGACGGCGTACGCGTCCCGGACGAGCGGCGCATCGGCGAGGAGGGGCAGGGCTTCGGTATCGCCCTGTCGGCGCTCGACTCGGGCCGGCTCGGCATAGCGGCCTGCGCCATCGGCGTCGCCCAGGCGGCCCTGGACCAGGCGGTGGCGTACGCGACCGAGCGCCGGCAGTTCGGGCACCCCATCGCGGACTTCCAGGGGCTGCGCTTCCTGCTGGCCGACATGGCCACCCAGATCGAGGCGGGCCGGGCGCTGTACCTGGCGGCGGCCCGGCTGAAGGACGCGGGCCGGCCGTTCGCCAAGCAGGCCGCCATGGCCAAGCTGCACTGCACCGACACCGCGATGCGGGTCACCGTCGACGCCGTGCAGGTGCTCGGCGGGTACGGCTACACCGCCGACTTCCCGGCCGAGCGCTACATGCGCGAGGCCAAGGTGCTCCAGATCGTCGAGGGCACCAACCAGATCCAGCGGATGGTCATCGCCCGTCATCTGGCGGGGCCGGAGAGTCGCTGA
- a CDS encoding TetR/AcrR family transcriptional regulator translates to MSVRQQPAPVPDRARGTDRSAARRAELLAIGRTLFADTSYDALSMDDIARQAHVAKGLIYYYFRSKRGYYLAIVQDSVAELVAFAASGAELPAKDRLQRTIDGYLRFAEHHQAAYRTIVSGGVGFDAEVHAIRDGVREAIVATIADGAYGRTDIGALARTGLFSWVCSVEGTTLDWIGRPELTRAVLGELLVKTLGGTLRAIEELDPSCPAPPPARRDG, encoded by the coding sequence GTGAGTGTGCGTCAGCAACCAGCGCCCGTGCCCGACCGGGCGCGCGGCACCGACCGCTCCGCGGCCCGCCGTGCCGAACTCCTCGCCATCGGGCGCACGCTGTTCGCGGACACCTCCTACGACGCGCTGTCCATGGACGACATCGCCCGCCAGGCCCATGTCGCCAAGGGCCTGATCTACTACTACTTCCGCTCCAAGCGCGGCTACTACCTGGCGATCGTCCAGGACTCCGTCGCCGAGCTGGTCGCCTTCGCCGCAAGCGGCGCCGAACTCCCGGCCAAGGACCGCCTCCAGCGCACCATCGACGGCTACCTCCGCTTCGCCGAGCACCACCAGGCCGCGTACCGCACCATCGTCAGCGGGGGCGTCGGCTTCGACGCCGAGGTGCACGCCATCCGGGACGGCGTGCGCGAGGCGATCGTCGCCACCATCGCCGACGGTGCGTACGGCAGGACCGACATCGGCGCGCTGGCCCGTACCGGCCTGTTCTCCTGGGTGTGCAGCGTCGAGGGCACCACCCTCGACTGGATCGGCCGCCCGGAGCTGACCCGCGCCGTTCTCGGCGAGCTGCTGGTCAAGACGCTCGGCGGCACCCTGCGCGCCATCGAGGAGCTGGACCCCTCCTGCCCGGCCCCGCCGCCGGCCCGCCGCGACGGCTGA
- a CDS encoding peptidase C39 family protein codes for MSRAQQPSRRTVLAAAVAVAAAAGTVPAAAATSPAAAGAGDAGRAPARPVDNRAWTTYFDWRGGTGRGTRTVAGRRPGIVIAVPEGRTDYTDPHTGTTAAWEYATWTSPLHRLRVPATELIASWNADTPAGTWLQTELQATYSDSTTAPWYVMGRWAAGDEDIKRTSVDDQSDGKSSVWTDTFAIDDASTGLRAVAYRLRLTLYRTPGTRRTPTVWRAGAMGSDVPDRFTVPASTPGLARELVVPRYSQEIHKGQYPEYDNGGEAWCSPTSSQMIVEYWGGRLTPKQLAWVDPSYADPQVDHAARYTYDHQYTGCGNWPFNAAYAATFPGIQGVVTRLNSLTDLETLIAAGIPAITSQSFLKTELTGAGYGTSGHLMTVIGFTADGDVIANDPASPSDPEVRRVYARREWENIWLRTKRYDANGQVKSGTGGVCYLYFPARPTSRQLRALAAVGVR; via the coding sequence ATGAGCAGAGCCCAGCAGCCGTCCCGCCGTACCGTCCTCGCCGCAGCCGTCGCCGTCGCGGCGGCCGCCGGGACGGTACCCGCGGCCGCCGCCACGTCACCGGCGGCCGCCGGCGCCGGTGACGCGGGCCGCGCGCCCGCCCGTCCCGTCGACAACCGCGCCTGGACCACGTACTTCGACTGGCGCGGCGGCACCGGACGCGGCACCCGGACCGTGGCCGGCCGCCGCCCCGGCATCGTCATCGCCGTGCCCGAGGGCCGCACCGACTACACCGACCCGCACACCGGCACCACCGCCGCCTGGGAGTACGCCACCTGGACCTCCCCGCTGCACCGGCTCCGGGTGCCCGCCACCGAGCTGATCGCGTCCTGGAACGCCGACACCCCGGCCGGCACCTGGCTCCAGACCGAACTCCAGGCCACCTACTCCGACAGCACCACCGCCCCCTGGTACGTGATGGGCCGCTGGGCCGCGGGCGACGAGGACATCAAGCGGACCTCGGTGGACGACCAGAGCGACGGCAAGAGCTCGGTGTGGACCGACACCTTCGCCATCGACGACGCGAGCACCGGCCTGCGCGCGGTCGCGTACCGGCTGCGCCTCACCCTGTACCGGACGCCGGGCACCCGCCGGACCCCGACCGTGTGGCGCGCCGGCGCGATGGGCTCCGACGTCCCCGACCGCTTCACCGTCCCGGCCTCCACGCCCGGCCTCGCCCGCGAACTGGTCGTACCGCGCTACTCGCAGGAGATCCACAAGGGCCAGTACCCCGAGTACGACAACGGCGGCGAGGCGTGGTGCAGCCCGACCTCCTCGCAGATGATCGTCGAGTACTGGGGCGGCCGGCTCACCCCGAAACAGCTCGCCTGGGTCGACCCCTCCTACGCCGACCCGCAGGTGGACCACGCGGCCCGGTACACCTACGACCACCAGTACACCGGCTGCGGCAACTGGCCGTTCAACGCGGCCTACGCGGCCACCTTCCCCGGCATCCAGGGCGTGGTGACCCGGCTGAACTCGCTCACCGACCTGGAGACCCTGATCGCGGCGGGCATCCCGGCCATCACCTCCCAGTCCTTCCTCAAGACCGAGCTGACCGGCGCCGGTTACGGCACCTCCGGCCACCTGATGACGGTCATCGGCTTCACCGCCGACGGTGACGTCATCGCCAACGACCCGGCCTCGCCCAGCGACCCCGAGGTGCGCCGGGTCTACGCCCGCCGCGAGTGGGAGAACATCTGGTTGCGCACCAAGCGCTACGACGCGAACGGCCAGGTCAAGAGCGGTACGGGCGGTGTCTGCTACCTGTACTTCCCGGCCCGCCCGACCTCGCGCCAGCTGCGCGCGCTCGCGGCGGTGGGCGTGCGCTGA
- a CDS encoding amino acid permease — MSERISPPGAEAPAAEGPVVLDDDATLHAMGYPRKLTRRFKAFDNFAISFTIINILSGIFSSFGFGLSAGGPRILVFGWIGVSVMVLFIGAAMAEVASAYPTSGALYFSAGKLAKRHKGAWSWFTGWLNFVGQIGGTAATGYAAATFIQAFVALQWPSYEPTAHQTVLITALIIVLQGLANTYTVQLVALLNRISVWWLLIGLVVIVGALIVIPDHHQSASFVTHFENNTGFTNGLYGGMLGLLVTSWTFTGFDGSFHMSEETVQATVNAPKGITRAIGYSAITGLILMLALVYSISDYTKVAGSDAPPVQILIDGLGLGTAKAMLLIVIGAMLFCGLANLTSNTRQIFAFSRDGAMPGSRWWHSVSPRTRTPVKAVWLAVACSLALVVPGWWSHTAFTAIVSVNVVGLFLAYAVPIFLRLRLGDEFQAGPWHLGRWGRPIGWVAVTWILLSSVLFMLPQASPITVDSFNYAPIALAAVLLIATVWWFTTARRRFQGPVSYGRPDEVAAMDLV; from the coding sequence GTGTCGGAACGGATATCGCCGCCCGGGGCCGAGGCTCCGGCGGCCGAGGGACCGGTCGTGCTCGACGACGACGCGACCCTGCACGCGATGGGTTATCCGCGCAAACTCACCCGCCGTTTCAAAGCGTTCGACAATTTCGCGATCTCCTTCACCATCATCAATATCCTGTCGGGTATTTTCTCGTCCTTCGGATTCGGTCTGAGTGCGGGCGGTCCCCGCATTCTCGTGTTCGGCTGGATCGGCGTATCCGTGATGGTCCTCTTCATCGGAGCCGCCATGGCGGAGGTCGCCTCCGCCTATCCGACGAGCGGGGCGCTGTATTTCTCCGCCGGTAAACTCGCCAAGCGGCACAAGGGCGCCTGGTCCTGGTTCACCGGCTGGCTGAACTTCGTCGGACAGATCGGCGGCACCGCCGCCACCGGATACGCGGCCGCCACCTTCATCCAGGCGTTCGTCGCCCTCCAGTGGCCCTCCTACGAGCCCACCGCCCACCAGACGGTGCTGATCACCGCGCTGATCATCGTGCTCCAGGGTCTCGCCAACACCTACACCGTCCAGCTGGTCGCGCTGCTGAACCGGATTTCCGTCTGGTGGCTGCTGATCGGACTCGTCGTGATCGTGGGGGCACTCATCGTGATTCCGGATCACCACCAGTCGGCGTCCTTCGTCACGCATTTCGAGAACAACACCGGCTTCACCAACGGGCTTTACGGCGGCATGCTGGGCCTGCTGGTCACTAGCTGGACCTTCACCGGCTTCGACGGCAGCTTCCACATGTCGGAGGAAACGGTCCAGGCGACCGTCAACGCGCCCAAGGGCATCACCCGGGCCATCGGCTATTCGGCGATCACCGGCCTGATCCTGATGCTCGCGCTGGTCTACAGCATTAGCGACTACACCAAGGTGGCCGGCTCGGACGCGCCTCCCGTCCAGATTCTCATCGACGGGCTCGGCCTCGGCACCGCCAAGGCCATGCTGCTGATCGTCATCGGCGCCATGCTCTTCTGCGGCCTGGCCAACCTCACCAGCAACACCCGGCAGATCTTCGCCTTCTCGCGCGACGGCGCCATGCCCGGCTCCCGCTGGTGGCACTCGGTCTCGCCGCGCACCCGGACGCCCGTCAAGGCGGTCTGGCTCGCGGTGGCCTGCTCGCTCGCCCTGGTGGTGCCCGGCTGGTGGTCCCACACGGCGTTCACGGCGATCGTCAGCGTCAACGTGGTCGGACTGTTCCTCGCCTACGCGGTGCCGATCTTCCTCCGGCTGCGGCTCGGCGACGAGTTCCAGGCCGGCCCCTGGCACCTGGGCCGCTGGGGCCGCCCGATCGGCTGGGTCGCGGTGACCTGGATTCTGCTGAGCAGCGTCCTGTTCATGCTGCCGCAGGCGTCCCCGATCACCGTGGACTCCTTCAACTACGCGCCGATCGCGCTCGCGGCCGTGCTGCTCATCGCCACGGTGTGGTGGTTCACCACCGCCCGCCGCCGCTTCCAGGGCCCGGTCAGCTACGGCCGCCCCGACGAGGTCGCGGCGATGGACCTGGTCTGA
- a CDS encoding AAA family ATPase → MDFGTRGPEAPADLAWVRGVDAYTMGAYPQAEEEFRAATRMDPGMADAWLGLHALRVDTTTALLRMFRHRERFGEQRARHRRSLNSWYWLGWWVQPVLESPRDLLLAHASHWLDGRHVPELDRALAGLPPVDTDPQVRFLHACRAYLVKDWDQLVRHTDPLLDDPLLGIEAGLFGGMARVRLETYGQAEPLLSAALMLCRSEQPQRKELRYWLARAHEGTGRSAAALPLYRAVHRVDPAFMDTSARLAAIAEGDGYEDAGDFAAVTLSGAGQDQMDGPDTLDPLFGAEGRDLRFAEPDLPAGPLPSAGDRAVRVKSGLSSPNLPAGPTDPGLLEEALEELERMVGLEPVKRQVKALSAQLNMARLRAGQGLPVQPPKRHFVFSGPSGTGKTTVARILGRVFYALGLLGGDHLVEAQRADLVGEYLGQTAVKANELIDSAIGGVLFVDEAYALSNSGYGKGDAYGDEALQVLLKRAEDNRDHLVVILAGYPEGMDRLLAANPGLSSRFTTRVDFPSYRPTELTEIGRVLAAENGDAWDEEAVEELRSIAGHVVDQGWIDELGNGRFLRTLYEKSCAYRDLRLSTCPGVLSREDLATLRLPDLMQAYGEVLSGRAPQDPSAM, encoded by the coding sequence ATGGACTTCGGCACGCGGGGCCCCGAGGCCCCGGCCGACCTCGCCTGGGTGCGAGGCGTGGACGCCTACACGATGGGCGCCTACCCGCAGGCCGAGGAGGAGTTCCGCGCCGCGACGCGGATGGACCCGGGGATGGCCGACGCCTGGCTCGGGCTGCACGCGCTCAGGGTCGACACGACCACCGCGCTGCTGCGGATGTTCCGGCACCGCGAGCGCTTCGGCGAACAGCGCGCCCGGCACCGCCGCTCCCTCAACTCCTGGTACTGGCTGGGCTGGTGGGTGCAGCCGGTGCTGGAGAGCCCCCGCGACCTGCTGCTGGCGCACGCCTCGCACTGGCTGGACGGCCGCCACGTGCCGGAGCTGGACCGGGCGCTGGCCGGGCTGCCGCCCGTGGACACCGACCCGCAGGTGCGCTTCCTGCACGCCTGCCGCGCCTATCTGGTCAAGGACTGGGACCAGCTGGTCCGGCACACCGACCCGCTGCTGGACGACCCGCTGCTCGGCATAGAGGCGGGCCTGTTCGGCGGCATGGCCCGGGTCCGGCTGGAGACGTACGGGCAGGCCGAGCCGCTGCTGTCGGCCGCGCTGATGCTCTGCCGCAGCGAGCAGCCGCAGCGCAAGGAGCTGCGCTACTGGCTGGCCCGCGCCCACGAGGGCACCGGCCGCAGTGCCGCCGCGCTCCCGCTGTACCGGGCGGTGCACCGGGTCGACCCGGCCTTCATGGACACCTCCGCCCGGCTCGCCGCCATCGCCGAGGGCGACGGGTACGAGGACGCCGGCGACTTCGCGGCGGTCACCCTGTCCGGCGCCGGCCAGGACCAGATGGACGGCCCCGACACCCTCGACCCGCTGTTCGGTGCCGAGGGCCGCGACCTGAGGTTCGCCGAGCCCGACCTGCCGGCCGGTCCGCTGCCCTCGGCGGGGGACCGCGCGGTCCGCGTCAAGAGCGGGCTGTCCTCCCCGAACCTGCCGGCCGGGCCGACCGATCCGGGCTTACTGGAGGAGGCGCTGGAGGAACTGGAGCGCATGGTGGGCCTGGAGCCCGTCAAGCGCCAGGTGAAGGCGCTCTCGGCGCAGCTGAACATGGCCCGGCTGCGCGCCGGGCAGGGCCTCCCGGTCCAGCCGCCGAAACGGCACTTCGTCTTCTCCGGCCCCTCCGGCACCGGCAAGACCACGGTGGCCCGCATCCTGGGCCGGGTCTTCTACGCCCTGGGCCTGCTCGGCGGCGACCATCTGGTGGAGGCCCAGCGGGCCGATCTGGTCGGCGAGTACCTGGGCCAGACCGCGGTGAAGGCCAACGAGCTGATCGACTCGGCCATCGGCGGCGTGCTCTTCGTGGACGAGGCGTACGCGCTCTCCAACTCCGGGTACGGCAAGGGCGACGCGTACGGCGACGAGGCGCTCCAGGTGCTGCTGAAGCGGGCCGAGGACAACCGCGACCATCTGGTGGTGATCCTCGCCGGGTACCCCGAGGGCATGGACCGGCTGCTGGCCGCCAACCCCGGACTGTCGTCCCGCTTCACCACCCGGGTGGACTTCCCCTCGTACCGCCCCACGGAACTGACCGAGATCGGGCGGGTGCTGGCGGCGGAGAACGGGGACGCGTGGGACGAGGAGGCGGTGGAGGAGCTGCGCTCCATCGCCGGGCACGTGGTCGACCAGGGCTGGATCGACGAGCTGGGCAACGGCCGGTTCCTGCGCACGCTGTACGAGAAGAGCTGCGCGTACCGGGATCTGCGGCTGTCCACCTGTCCGGGCGTCCTCTCCCGCGAGGACCTGGCCACCCTGCGGCTGCCGGACCTGATGCAGGCGTACGGCGAGGTGCTGTCGGGGCGGGCGCCGCAGGACCCGTCGGCGATGTGA
- a CDS encoding hemolysin family protein: protein MSVVQLLFAALLVLANGFFVGAEFALVSVRRSQIEPVGTARARQVLHGLERLPQMMAAAQFGITVCSLTLGAVAEPTVAHLLEPVFEAVHVPEGVIHPLGYVIALAAVVFFHLVIGEMVPKNLAMAAPEKAALWLGPGLVYFARICKPVTVALGACAQGILRLFRVEPKDEVEAVVTSEQLNRLLEDSGQAGLLDPEAQERLEDALELGSRPVTDVLLKRETLVTVPPSVTPGEIVELTARTGYSRFPVAAGTGAFMGYVHVKDVLDLEDSDRAVPQHVWRPMATMRAELPLDDALTVMRRAATHLAQVADASGRVLGLVALEDALELLVGEVHDPAHPDTPEPAPRTEPVPVRPAPARPRKSGDPEQALAT from the coding sequence ATGAGCGTCGTCCAACTCCTCTTCGCCGCGCTGCTCGTGCTCGCCAACGGATTCTTCGTCGGCGCCGAGTTCGCGCTCGTCTCCGTCCGGCGCAGCCAGATCGAGCCGGTCGGCACCGCGCGCGCCCGCCAGGTGCTGCACGGTCTGGAGCGGCTGCCGCAGATGATGGCGGCCGCCCAGTTCGGCATCACCGTCTGCTCGCTGACCCTGGGCGCGGTGGCCGAGCCGACCGTGGCCCATCTGCTGGAGCCGGTGTTCGAGGCCGTCCATGTCCCCGAGGGTGTGATCCACCCGCTGGGCTATGTGATCGCGCTGGCCGCGGTGGTCTTCTTCCACCTGGTCATCGGTGAGATGGTGCCGAAGAACCTGGCCATGGCCGCGCCGGAGAAGGCCGCGCTGTGGCTGGGCCCCGGCCTGGTGTACTTCGCCCGGATCTGCAAGCCCGTCACCGTGGCGCTCGGCGCCTGTGCGCAGGGCATCCTGCGGCTGTTCCGGGTCGAGCCCAAGGACGAGGTCGAGGCCGTCGTCACCAGCGAGCAGCTCAACCGCCTGCTGGAGGACTCCGGCCAGGCCGGGCTGCTCGACCCGGAGGCGCAGGAGCGCCTGGAGGACGCGCTGGAGCTGGGCTCCCGCCCGGTCACCGACGTCCTGCTCAAGCGCGAGACCCTCGTCACGGTGCCGCCCTCGGTGACCCCGGGCGAGATCGTCGAGCTGACCGCGCGCACCGGCTACTCCCGCTTCCCGGTGGCCGCCGGGACCGGCGCGTTCATGGGGTACGTGCATGTGAAGGACGTCCTCGACCTGGAGGACTCCGACCGCGCCGTGCCGCAGCACGTGTGGCGTCCGATGGCCACGATGCGGGCGGAACTCCCGCTGGACGACGCGCTGACCGTCATGCGCCGGGCCGCCACGCATCTGGCCCAGGTGGCGGACGCCTCCGGCCGGGTGCTGGGCCTGGTCGCGCTGGAGGACGCGCTGGAGCTGCTGGTGGGCGAGGTGCACGACCCGGCCCACCCGGACACCCCGGAGCCCGCGCCGAGGACGGAACCGGTGCCGGTGCGCCCGGCCCCGGCCCGGCCGCGCAAGAGCGGGGACCCGGAGCAGGCACTGGCCACCTAG
- a CDS encoding hemolysin family protein, with amino-acid sequence MSIPLLLLGAAFLLILANGFFVAAEFGLVTVERQDAEQAAAEGDKRARTVVESLKELSFQLSGTQLGITITSLVVGMLAEPALADLLGGPLGALGIPEGAASGIAVVVGMLLASAIQMVVGELVPKNWAVSKPLQVAGFVAGPQRVFSRLFRPVISVLNTVANRLVRALGVEPADELASARTPGELVSLARHSARAGALEQDTADLFVRTLSLGDLTAQHVMTPRVKVSALQDSATAEDVVNLTRATGLSRFPVYRDKIDEIVGMVHLKDALAVPAAERLRTPVARIAGKALLVPETLPVRPLLTRLRSEQPIAVVVDEYGGTAGVVTLEDIVEELVGEVRDEHDRQVVPEVAPAPPEDGRPAWDVDGGCRVDVLTRIGLDAPEGPYETVAGLVADLLGRIPAPGDRAELPGWRLSVRQVRHYRAERVRLVRTAPAAQQTEAAR; translated from the coding sequence ATGAGCATCCCCCTGCTGCTCCTCGGAGCGGCCTTCCTGCTGATCCTGGCCAACGGGTTCTTCGTGGCCGCCGAGTTCGGCCTCGTCACCGTCGAGCGCCAGGACGCCGAGCAGGCCGCGGCCGAGGGCGACAAGCGCGCCCGTACGGTCGTGGAGTCGCTGAAGGAACTCTCCTTCCAGCTCTCCGGCACCCAGCTCGGCATCACCATCACCTCGCTCGTCGTCGGCATGCTCGCCGAACCGGCCCTCGCGGACCTGCTCGGCGGCCCGCTCGGCGCGCTCGGCATCCCCGAGGGCGCGGCATCCGGCATCGCGGTGGTGGTCGGCATGCTGCTGGCCTCCGCGATCCAGATGGTCGTCGGTGAGCTGGTCCCCAAGAACTGGGCGGTCTCCAAGCCGCTCCAGGTCGCGGGGTTCGTCGCGGGTCCGCAGCGCGTGTTCTCCCGGCTGTTCCGGCCGGTGATCTCCGTGCTCAACACGGTCGCCAACCGGCTGGTGCGCGCCCTGGGCGTCGAGCCCGCCGACGAGCTGGCCTCCGCCCGCACCCCCGGCGAACTGGTCTCCCTGGCCCGGCACTCCGCGCGGGCCGGGGCCCTGGAGCAGGACACGGCCGACCTGTTCGTCCGCACCCTGTCCCTCGGCGACCTGACCGCGCAGCACGTCATGACCCCGCGGGTGAAGGTCAGCGCGCTCCAGGACTCGGCCACCGCCGAGGACGTCGTCAACCTCACCCGGGCCACCGGCCTGTCCCGCTTCCCCGTCTACCGGGACAAGATCGACGAGATCGTCGGCATGGTCCACCTCAAGGACGCCCTCGCCGTCCCGGCCGCCGAACGCCTGCGCACCCCGGTCGCCCGGATCGCCGGCAAGGCACTGCTGGTCCCCGAGACCCTGCCGGTGCGCCCCCTGCTGACCCGGCTGCGCAGCGAGCAGCCCATCGCGGTCGTCGTCGACGAGTACGGCGGCACCGCGGGCGTGGTCACGCTGGAGGACATCGTCGAGGAACTGGTCGGCGAGGTCCGCGACGAGCACGACCGCCAGGTGGTGCCCGAGGTCGCGCCCGCCCCGCCCGAGGACGGCCGACCCGCGTGGGACGTGGACGGCGGCTGCCGAGTCGACGTCCTCACCCGCATCGGCCTGGACGCCCCCGAGGGCCCCTACGAGACCGTCGCCGGGCTCGTGGCCGACCTGCTCGGCCGTATCCCGGCCCCCGGCGACCGGGCCGAACTGCCCGGCTGGCGGCTCTCCGTGCGCCAGGTCCGCCACTACCGCGCCGAGCGCGTCCGCCTGGTCCGGACGGCGCCCGCCGCCCAGCAGACGGAGGCCGCCCGATGA
- a CDS encoding PH domain-containing protein, with protein MSEPSQPPAPPALPVTFRPERTRVILLTAGLAIFLVVAAVALLLDLGPGERLTFIVTGALMAWVLARLGRVKVVAEESGVTVVNIAGSRKLAWAEIVGVNLRVGDPWVFLDLSDGTSLAALGIQPGVAKQRAIADARSLRTLVEQQAPRDPEFPRS; from the coding sequence ATGTCCGAGCCGTCCCAGCCCCCCGCCCCGCCCGCCCTCCCGGTCACCTTCCGGCCGGAACGCACCCGGGTGATCCTGCTCACCGCCGGGCTGGCGATCTTCCTGGTCGTCGCCGCCGTCGCCCTGCTGCTCGACCTGGGGCCGGGGGAGCGCCTCACCTTCATCGTCACCGGGGCCCTGATGGCCTGGGTGCTGGCCCGGCTGGGCCGGGTGAAGGTGGTCGCCGAGGAGTCCGGCGTCACGGTCGTCAACATCGCGGGCAGCCGCAAGCTGGCCTGGGCCGAGATCGTCGGGGTCAACCTGCGCGTGGGGGACCCCTGGGTGTTCCTCGACCTCAGCGACGGCACCAGCCTGGCCGCGCTCGGCATCCAGCCCGGCGTCGCCAAGCAGCGCGCCATCGCCGACGCGCGCAGCCTGCGCACTCTGGTGGAGCAGCAGGCGCCGCGCGATCCCGAGTTCCCCCGGAGCTGA
- the hisG gene encoding ATP phosphoribosyltransferase produces MLRIAVPNKGSLSGPAGDMLHEAGYRQRRESKELRTVDPVNEVEFFYLRPRDIAIYVSSGQLDIGITGRDLLIDSGAGAEEILPLGFARSTFHFAARPGTFAGTADLKGRTVATSYEGIVARHLADNAIDASVVHLDGAVETAIELGVAEIIADVVETGTSLRNAGLEVFGEPIMKSEAVVIRRTGADTDEPKVQQFLRRLQGVLVARTYVMMDYDCRVEQLEKAVALTPGLESPTVSPLHNEGWVAVRAMVPTKDAQRIMDDLYAIGARAILTTAIHACRL; encoded by the coding sequence ATGCTGCGCATCGCCGTCCCCAACAAGGGTTCCCTGTCCGGACCTGCGGGGGACATGCTGCATGAGGCCGGCTACCGGCAGCGGCGGGAGTCCAAGGAACTGCGCACCGTGGACCCGGTGAACGAGGTCGAGTTCTTCTACCTCCGCCCCCGGGACATCGCGATCTACGTCTCCTCCGGACAGCTCGACATCGGCATCACCGGCCGGGACCTGCTGATCGACTCCGGCGCCGGCGCCGAGGAGATCCTCCCGCTCGGCTTCGCCCGCTCCACCTTCCACTTCGCCGCCCGCCCCGGCACCTTCGCGGGCACCGCCGACCTCAAGGGCCGCACGGTCGCCACCTCCTACGAGGGCATCGTCGCCCGCCACCTCGCGGACAACGCCATCGACGCCTCCGTGGTCCACCTCGACGGCGCGGTGGAGACCGCGATCGAGCTGGGCGTGGCCGAGATCATCGCCGACGTGGTGGAGACCGGCACCTCGCTGCGCAACGCCGGGCTCGAGGTGTTCGGCGAGCCCATCATGAAGTCCGAGGCCGTCGTCATCCGCCGCACCGGCGCCGACACCGACGAGCCCAAGGTCCAGCAGTTCCTCCGCCGCCTCCAGGGCGTCCTGGTCGCGCGGACCTACGTGATGATGGACTACGACTGCCGCGTGGAGCAGCTGGAGAAGGCCGTCGCGCTCACGCCGGGCCTGGAGTCCCCGACCGTCTCCCCGCTGCACAACGAGGGCTGGGTCGCCGTGCGCGCCATGGTCCCCACCAAGGATGCCCAGCGGATCATGGACGACCTCTACGCCATCGGCGCGCGGGCCATCCTGACCACGGCCATCCACGCCTGCCGTCTCTGA
- a CDS encoding phosphoribosyl-ATP diphosphatase — protein MSNKTFEELFTELQHKAATGDPATSRTAELVGKGVHAIGKKVVEEAAEVWMAAEYEGKEAAAEEISQLLYHVQVMMVARGISLDDVYAHL, from the coding sequence ATGTCCAATAAGACGTTCGAGGAGCTCTTCACCGAGCTCCAGCACAAGGCAGCCACCGGCGACCCCGCCACCTCCCGCACCGCCGAACTGGTGGGCAAGGGCGTCCATGCCATCGGCAAGAAGGTCGTCGAGGAGGCCGCCGAGGTCTGGATGGCCGCCGAGTACGAGGGCAAGGAAGCCGCCGCCGAGGAGATCTCGCAGCTGCTCTACCACGTCCAGGTGATGATGGTCGCCCGCGGAATCTCGCTGGACGACGTCTACGCCCATCTGTGA